A segment of the Coffea arabica cultivar ET-39 chromosome 8c, Coffea Arabica ET-39 HiFi, whole genome shotgun sequence genome:
ATTCTCTGCCCTAAGACCCAAAGTTCCATTCAGCTTTTAACTGTCTGGAAGAGAAAACATAAATGGAATTTATAGATTACTAAGGCAAgtaaattttttcatttccaaataTTTTTCAGCGTTCAACAGAGAAAGACTTCACCATTTCTTGCGCAAGAGGAAGAACACAAGTTTCGGCCATGACAACTTGTGGCCCATGAGTACCATTTTGGGCTCTTTGTACCCAAGGCATGGGAAAGTCCAAGGTCATCTTTCTCCCCAGTCTTTTAAGGGAGTTTAATTTCAGTGAAGATCAACCTACCAAGAATTCAAGATTCTAGGTGATCGGTGATGAATTTCGAAGTTGATagatttctttaattttcttttctttacattGATGTGGGCTGGATGTCTTTAGCTTTTCAACTGCAGAAGGATTGAATTTTAGCCAAGTTTTAGACTTGCTTGAGGGTTGGCCAGGATGAATTTCTAGATTACTGCATTGAATTACTCATTCAGTTATTGACAAGCTTGTCAATCTAACCTGACTTCTTTCTAGTTCCTATCCCCCCGcccccaaccaaaaaaaagaaaaaagaattggtttctcttttttcctttgattaaaGTTGTCTAATGCATGAATACCATAATGTATGCAATATATAAATTCCATCTCGTTTCTCACCAAGACCACACCACTCTGTAAATGCTACAGATTAAATTGTTAAGAATGAAATTTCATAAGCTTGTAACTACTTGTAAAAGTAACTACTAATTGATGCGAGACGAGGTACAATATATAGATTGACTTTTTATGCACTGACAGTGAGACGAGATACAATATATAGATTGACTTTTTATGCACGGACAGTATATTGATTGTTATCTTTTTACACTAATAATTTTAGATATATGTCACATATTTATCATTTGAATctcaaatttgaattcatgtcATTTGACATGATCTAAACTTgctagtataaaaaaaaaaatacacactaATAATACTGTATAAAATAGTCATCCATAACATATAGTAGTATATTCATATCATAACCATTTGCTTATTATATTTCTTTGCGACGACATGGAGATGTCAATCCTTGGAACACAACATAAATTTCAGCGCCGAACATTAGATTCAGATTACCATCTTCTTCTTGATGTccataaaaggaaagaaatgcTGATAGAGTCTTACAATTTACGGATTGAATTTTGGGTTATAAGCGATGGTTATGGTCAAAGTCATCCAACTTTGGCAAGGCTCCAAGAAAGTTGTCATCAAAATAGTGACATTGCGGTACGAAGATTAATCCACACCCACTTGCCAATAGAAGCCAAAAAAAAAGCCATCCAATCGGCTAATAGTCTAATAATAACCAATACCCTCTTTGGTCTTCCAATGTGCTTTATAAGTCACAATAACGCGTGGACCAGCTGCTGTTTGGCCAATTCTGCCTGACTTACCAGGCCAACATTCAATCTACACCAGTaaaccaaattttcaaaaagtaAACCATGcagagaaagaaaagctctaCCTTGACATgatcaaccaaaagaaaaaatgagagaCATTTTGGTTTACATTTGAGCTCAGCAACACAAGTTTTAAGAACAGACATTTATTATGGGCATGATTGGATATGTGCCATAAAAGGCCATTGCCAGGACAAAGATTAAAAACAGTCAAAAAGCAACTATCAACACATGGTAGAGATGATGCAGAATGCTAAAAGGGAGGGCCTTACCTAGTTTAGTGTTTCATCAGTTTTAGAAAGGGCAGTAATGCTAATGATCTGTACTATAACCATTATTGGAGCAGGATCATTGAAAAATGGGATATGAAAATTCCAAGAGGAAGGAGGGAAATAGAAGAGTCACTAGAAATTCAAGAGAAGGTCTATGTTCCTCATAAACTAAGCATCAGGTGAGAAGAGTATACCAATCCCATAATAGTATGTCCACAGAAAAGGATACAAACTATAGgcatcatcatcctcatcctCAAACAACTATAAAAGTACCAAAACATCAGTAAATTCCCTAAATGGAGTGATTAAAGTTCAATACCCATAATGCACcagaaaatttcaaaacttaGAAGAAATATGAGTATAAAAGGATACAAGAAATGCTATAAGAGACGCTATCAAAAATTTAAATAGAGGATAGCATTTTTATACACAGAAATAAAGGTACAAAGGTCAGAAGCATAAGAATATTTCTAGCACTGAGTATAAGATCCAAATGTTGAGCACCGAGTACAATAAGTAGAGCATGAGAACCTTAAGAATTCAATCAAGAGGTTTATAACTGAAGAATAATTAAATTCATTGTCATGGTGTGCTTAAGGAAATACACTTACAGGAAAGCCCCCTGCCCCCACCCCcgcccccccaaaaaaaaaaatctgcagCTAGCCTACAtataaaattttacttgtctgTAACCCTACCTCCTTAAATGTTACATTTCTTCTCTGCATCAGTTGCTGATCTTCACTACGTCACCTAAATCTAAAACTTGATTGGCAATAAACAGGCTGCAGTTGTTGCACAATCGACCTCTGAGAAGAGAACCTGAAATGAGTATTGATAAAACAAAGGGAAAGACTACATACTTCCAAGGACATCTTGCATTGAAGAAATTGCTACATTTCACAGCAGAAGCTAAAATACAAAGGGATCAGTCACCAAGGTCATGGCAAAACCTATGTAGAACCCCAGAAAAGTCAGTAGCTTTCTTTCCTATATTATTGATCCCTCCATCTTGGACTTGGGATCGCGAAAAATCCAGATGGGGACAAAGGAAACCCATAACCAGGAGATGGAGGCACTTGAGGCCCAGGGCCTAGTATCCCTGACTGAGCCATGGGAGAAAACgagaaattaggagtcattggAGGAGGGTGCTGAAAACCAGGAGAAAGCAATGGATACGATGATCTAGGAGAAAACAAATTTAAGAAACCAGTTGGCGATGGCAAAAGAAACTGAGAAGTTGGGGAAGGCAAAAGTGGAGGCGGACCATTTGTTCGGGGTGAAGGAAGAGAGGGTGGAGGACCATTCATCCTAGGAGATGGAAAAGGTGGAGGGCCATTCATCCGAGGAGATGGAAGTGGTGGAGGCATGTTCATTCTTGGAGATGGGAAAGGCGGCATATGCGGATTAGGAAGTAAGCCAGAAGCAGATGGCTGAGCTTGATTTGGACCAGGACCTTGAGGTATTGACTGGGGAAAAGGTTGCCTTGGCCCTGAATCTATGATTGAATTTTGAAGGTATCGCATGTAAACTGATATAGGAGACTCAGCTGTGTTTGGCCAAGCATCACCAGGAGTGAAGGGTGGCAGCATAGTTGGTGACGGTTGGCCATACTGGGGAAGAGGAGGTCTTGTGAAGTTGTTGTATGGAACACTGGCTGGAGGCTGCGCGGGAGCTGGCACTGGTACAGGAGGCTGCATCACCATAGGAGGTCGATTTATTGGTGTCAAGGGCGGTGGCCGAATCTTCTGCAACCGCATACTTGCAGGTTTGGGGGGATTTTGGGGAGGCCTAGGTGCAGATGGTTCTTGATTATGCAAAGGTGAACCAGTTAACTTTTGCACTATGTTCCGAAAATcatttttattaatattatacacCTGAGGCTGAGGTTGCTGCCTGGCAGCATTAGTAAAATTGGGTTGGTGCATTGGACTCTTCTTTATGTTCTTCCCTATCTTGTTCACACCCAAATTATCCGTATGCCGATTCATCTGCCTATTGGTATTATCCATATCAACACCTCGAACCGACCAACAAATACAGAATGGTGCAAgctcaaatttcttttcttcttcagctAGTGAATCCAACAATTACCATCTCAAGCATCAAAACAACACCTGATGCTCGAACCAAAGCAAAACTTAAAACTTATGTGTCTGTATAAACTCTCCACAATCTTCAGATCCTTTCAGagtatttcaagaaattctcaaaatttcaactgCAAGCAAAACCAATTTCAGGACGAGAACAGCACCAAACTCAAGTAAAAAGCATAACCCTTTACCATAAACTCTTGAATCCAACTAAAAACCAGATCAATTTAGCTCCAATACGCCAAAAACCGAGCACTTTTACGAAATTCACAAGCAAAAGGGCAACAAATCTCAGCAAATATCGATCTTTTCACAAAAAAGTAACTCAAACCCCAAAAACCCTTCTCTCTccggatttaaaaaaaaagtggcaACATACACCAATTAATTTCACTTTTCAATCCCCCAGATTCAGTCAACCACCTTTGTTCTGTCTTATCCAATCAAGATTCCTTTTTcgtttctacttcacaaaagaGCAAATAAATGCTAACAGAGATGAAAGAGAATGAAAATGATAAGGAGATGGAGAACTTTACGCCTGGACAAGCGGTTCAGAAGAGGGATATGCCCTGTGGGATTTTGCTTGCTAGACAGACGACGATTCTTGAATTGctgctttttcctttcttttctcttcttttccttccatttcctttcccctgaattttcttcttcaatctcAGGAAACTTCTGAAGAAGCCCTTTTTctggaaatgaaaataaaagaaaaccctaaagcTAAAAGCGCAGAGCAGCGGCTAAGCTTTTCGGATGTTCGACTTTGAGGCGGTAAGGGAGGAGAGCAATGTCGTTGGTCAACTGAGGAAATGATAGTGAAAAGGAATTAATAATAGTAGAAAACACAAAAATGTTTTTAAGTGGTTTTTTCTCACAACTTTTCGGTTTGGGCAGTGGGCGTCGCTTTGAAGTTTGAACTGAGTGACGCCACCATTACCTCATGTTTCACACTACCACACACAGTGAAAGTTATACAGCCAGCAAGTCTACTAGTGCATGGCACTAACGTAGGTCGGCTTGAGTATTAGTTTTGCACGTTTGAACAAATATGGAATCAGATCTAAGGGAATAAGCAAAGGCATGAAAAAGAAAGTCAAAACTCAAACCCTTGTTGTATCCAATAGATAACCGTAGTAACATATTAAagtaaaaatttattaaaaatatttaaaataaataccatctaatttttattttcaagaaGTTAAATACAATACTATGAACTCAATTTTTATCGACTATTTCTATTTATTGTCAAAGTTTTAATCATATCAACGTTTAATCTTTCATTTGTTTGCACACAAAATCAATATTATTACCTCTCTTTCTTATATTTTCCTCCTTCACGCCACTTTTCCACTCCACAACCCATTTTTCTCTCGATACTCCCCTTCTTGATCTAACTTTTTTACATCCCTATAACCCTTTCTTGTTCTCCCAAATCCTACTTTTGTTTTGCTCTATCTTGTGACCACCCAATTATCCTATCTTTTATCCAATTCTGTAGCCTACTTGTCTCTTATCCTACTGTTATTTTCGTCTATTTATAGCTGAAAATGGTAACCCGTTGACTTGATTTGCCCATCAACAAATAAGCTTCCGTATGTAATTTATTTAGACACAGATCCAAACTCAATCATGAGTGGGTAAATCTAATTTCTCTAATAACTATATTCTAATTTTTGTAAAGACATATTTATCATTTTTCCTATTCTTaatttctattcttttttttattttatccttttcctcCTTTCCTTTCATAAAAGtctaataaattatttttacatTCTTGAAGAGTGACAGAATTTGAAACTTATTATGATCGCCATTTTAGGTTCCTCTGtgcaattttttatatttttctctttatttttgaGTAAAAATTGATTTACTAATTTGATatgttgttattttttttaaatacaatgaTATACTATTTTGTTGCCAAACAAAATAtggaaaaattaaataaaatttaatagTGGGCCCATTCAAAATGATTTAGTTATATAATAAGGTGAATAATTATGAAAATGTGGTAATATGACAAAATAAATGGGATATTCTATGTAGAAGAAAAGTGATAGAGATATAATATGTTGATTGTTTTAAAAATGAGTATAATCAAATCATCCCTTATACTTGACAAATGAATCTTCCTTTTTATATatagaaaaatcatttcattcaaaCAAATATACACTAATGGCAGAAAATACATCAAACAAACATGACACATATACATATAGATCTGAAATCAATAGATATAACAGAtctaaaaaaataatacaaataaagataaaattgaTACTCCTATATATCTTTCATTAGGATAAATCATTGTAGCCCAATGTATCAGTGTATATTTGCTAACAATTAGATCTATTTAAAATTGGTTCAAGtttaaagaaaaatttagaTCTGACAATAATAGAAAACTTGCAGATTTGAGAAACTAACCTAAAAAACTCTCACAAGAAAAAACTCAGAAgagaataaaattctcattagaACAATTTAGGAGAGAAAAAACTCTCACTTGGAGATCCTAGGAGAGAAGAACCTCTCATTAGGAAATTCTGaaagagaatttattcaaatatgagaaactaaaaactataaAGAGTACTTCCTCCCATGAAAAAATATCAGATTTGGCCTCTCTCCCATGAGAGAGATAAAGAATATCTTGATGGAAGAGTCTCAGAgagaagggagagaaaagagttTTTTGACAAATGAATATTCTATAGATATAAAAATGAACCCTAAATTGAGTTAGGTAAGTACAGTTATTGTTACAGAGAAATGGATCTTTTATCTAACATCGAAGATGCAGACATCAAAGTAATGTAGATTTGATAGGGTGATTTTGGACCTAATCAATTGATCCATCAAATTCTGGAATTCCAAAATGAATTTGATTAGAAGTATTAGTGGTTAACGGAAGACAAATGAATCTTTAGTTAAGGAGTAAAAGGTTTCTAATTTGgaagtttcaatttttaaatttaagaTATTGATAGGTTTTCATTAACTGgatttatgtattaaaataaatgaaaaatcttaaaacagaaaaaaaggaagaattgaAAACTATTGAGAGGGTCTCCACTAAAATTTCACTCTataatacacacacatatataattgCTTCATCAATGGTAGAAATTGACTATTATTtgcaaaaaagaaattatttgcTTTCATTACAAATACAttaataatcattttttttaatttttctaactaCTTGTTTATATCACATGTAAAAAGAATTACAATTTTTattctgaaaaatttttcaaatactcTTCTATCCAAACATCATTTATTTCTAATTGTAATTTTGAAGATTAACGGTACAATCATTGTATCTTTCTGCATTATTCAATGATTGTGATTCTTTACAATAATTAGAGCAATTGCACTGTACAATTGATAACCATAATAGGTTATTAAGTTTGGATGGATATGATATTGATTAGTTGATAACAATTTTCAATGAGTTAGTGACAAAATTTGTTACTCCCTccatcccactttgatagtcttgttttcttttttcgtctgtcccaaattgtagtccactttcccgttaagaaatgtagtaatcattcaaattgtctaaaatacccttattaaatatcttgttattaatacattgttattaaatactaactcactacattgaatacattgagcttttccaatactaatccattaGCTGTAACGGATATTAATTGAcactcttcgtgattagcataagagtattttaggaaattattaatctaaatttatgtttccaaccaaattaattacactttcttaatctgtgtgaaaaaaaaaatcaagactaacaaaacgAGACGGAGGGAGTATGTTTTTGGCATTGACATTGTGCCTACATTTATTCTGATAATACCTACATCTATTACACATTAATAGTAATGCAATGGACACTAATAATTGCAGAAGGTTTTGATCTATTTTTCTCACAATAATGTTTGACCataaaactaatttttttcccaaaaatcacttttcataatttattttaatcagAGTAAATTTATCACATTGAACCGTCATTCATAAATAAGAAAACGCTTCACCTGTAATCGATAGGCTTGACGGTGCTGCCGACTATGGGAAGAATAAAACGTGTAAATATGAAGGAAGACCAAAAGGTGGAAGAACAAGTCAAAGGGGATGTAAGTTAAAAGAAGGGATATTTCATTTTCCacattttttaatataaaatagttttttttttttaagccatAAAAGTGGTGTCACGGCATCTAGTTCGTAAACATGTTCCAACTTCCAAGCAAGTCAAGTGCCATAAAGGGACTTCGGTATGAAGGCGAAGAAATTATTGGGTAAATAGTAATTTAAAAAAGCATTGGATGATTGGGAAGTGGATGGGACATTTGAGAAGATGAGTTGGAGATCCAAATATCAAGGGCCAAGGCTAGTGGGCATTtgtttttgccctttttttccttcttgttttgcTGGCAACTTTCCAGCCATGACAACAATCTTAGGACGTGCATTTGGATAATGTATCATGTATGCCGGTTTCCGCTTTGACCATTCTTAATAGAGATTCTAATAAATACACATTCTTTGACAAGTTTTAAGCAATTCCTACCAATTTTTAATGGctaataacaaaaaaattatacaGAAAAATCCCTCATAATTTCAAAACgtatgctttgaactaaattataaaggtAACGAAATCCATTAAAATTAAC
Coding sequences within it:
- the LOC113705339 gene encoding uncharacterized protein — its product is MDNTNRQMNRHTDNLGVNKIGKNIKKSPMHQPNFTNAARQQPQPQVYNINKNDFRNIVQKLTGSPLHNQEPSAPRPPQNPPKPASMRLQKIRPPPLTPINRPPMVMQPPVPVPAPAQPPASVPYNNFTRPPLPQYGQPSPTMLPPFTPGDAWPNTAESPISVYMRYLQNSIIDSGPRQPFPQSIPQGPGPNQAQPSASGLLPNPHMPPFPSPRMNMPPPLPSPRMNGPPPFPSPRMNGPPPSLPSPRTNGPPPLLPSPTSQFLLPSPTGFLNLFSPRSSYPLLSPGFQHPPPMTPNFSFSPMAQSGILGPGPQVPPSPGYGFPLSPSGFFAIPSPRWRDQ